CAAAATAAAATCCACGAACAGTCTTGGACTATACACAATATATAGGACGAAAAAACTCAAGGAGTAACATGACAAAGGAAATCATTATCCGTTGGTTTATGAACCTCAGAGCTAAGATCATAGCACAGTTTCATAAGGTGGCGAGGATCCTTTGATTTTTGAACAGTTTGTACGATAATGTGCTGATTGAAGTGTTCATTCCACCAATATAAATTTGCGTAACCATTTTAAAAGAGTTGATTCAGCGCAGATAAACAAACCTACTTTTTCACAAGATTTAATTACATTATATCTATTCAAATACCAACAAGCTAATTCGGAGACAGATGCACTAATTCAGTCCATAGGGACGGCCGGAAGTGTAGTTATTGGGAGGGCAATCTTCGCTGCCAACGGCATGGTCCTCAAGCCAGCTGTTCTATTCAATGCGTATAACCTTGACGCCCTGGGGATCATGTTCTGTGAAGCTAAGTTCCTCCTCGCCATGTTGTTTATTGAATATCATGTTATGTATTGTTCTCATGAGTGTGAGCCAGCACAGGTGCAGGCGGCTATGGGTGCAGGTCAGTTCATGGCAACCATGAGTTATGGTTACAGAACTATCCTGATGATGTAACCTGAGCGGTGGCCTGTTATCCTACCATGCCAACAAGTTAATGGAATAGCTGaattcctttaaaaaaaatggacaaGCTAGTTACAATATTAGAGCACCATTTTCCTGCCCAGCAACTATTTTCAGCTGAACCACCCATTTAGAACTACTGCAACAGTTTCAAACTAGAGTACAGACTTCGTTCCGCTTACTCTGACAAGGCTGGACATGAGTTACCAATGAATGAAGCTGAACTTAAGCTAGATATCATTGGCAGAACTACTGATATGAAATGTTTCACAGAGAATAACCAGGGGCAGAGACTAATGGGCACCTACATCACTCTATCAGCAGCACTGTAACAGCAATAGAAGAGAAAAAGGCACCCTAATCATAATCAAGCAGTGCAAAATGGACAGACAtagtttcataaaaaaaaattatggcaTAACAAATGAGCACATgtaaaaatggaaaaaataaaataaataggtTGGTCTCAAGCAAAAATGATGTCCTTCTGTTTCACAGTATCGGTCTTCAGGCCACTCATATGCCCAGACAAAGGAAACACTAAATCTAAGAAGAATTTGATACAAGATAATCTTAAATAACATACTACGACCAATCTGCAATACTGAATAGGGTATGAAGTAAAAACATTGCAATAACAACACTGTTGATTCCCACAATGGACATATATATTGAAACGGGGTTACCCAAGGCCAGGGACGGaaaaatggagggagtataagagaATCTCTAATAGCTTGTGTGTCAGTTGTCACCTTGTTGGTAAGATTTTCCATGTCATCAACCAACAACTCATAATACTAATACTCTAGAGTATGTCTAAGTTGTCCATTAGGGAGTATAAGTTTGCTCTGTTTTTGCATATTGGAACTTGTGCAGGTTTTGTTGGTTAATGCACATACAACCttgccctctctctctctcctcctcatTCTTCTCCACCACAATATCACATTTCCTACATGGCAAACTTACCAACAACTATTTTACAACTCTAAGAGATGCCCTTAGCAGAAATTATCATCCCTTTCTTTCAAGATCCCAATCCACATTCCCTATTATCACCCCTTTCTTTCAAACAATCCCTACTCCCTACTACAATACGGACTATACGACCTTATAAATGTGGAAAACCTTGGTATATTCTCCAGCACTTGCAGTAATACACGGTAAAATGAATGTGGGATGGTAAAATAATATTAGGCTGCTTCATTGCTTGCAATTCGACGGTGTGGATTTCAGGCAACTGATACCCTCCTTCCTGCAAGGGCTGAAACAAAATCTAACCAAATTGACATTGCAGCAAGGCCGCCACTACTAGCACATTTGCCATGTGTGAGTATACTAAGGCGAAGGCCAGTGTGAGCTCAGCAAGTCCAATATTCAGGTCATCTAGCACCCGAGCAGAAATCCAATTCTTAAGGTCAAGAAAGATTGTTAAATATAAGCAGCACCTTTGGAGGTGGGCATCTCCTTGCCGTCCTTTAAGTAGTACTCGCGGATCGACACCAGCGTCATGCCCCGGAACTCCTGGAGCGTTACCCTCCTATGTGTCGACAGCTGCAAACACAAACACATCGCACCTCAAAACCTAGCACCCTGCCCGATGGAACAAATGAAATCGAACGTTTTTAGGcatggaaggaaggaagaactCACGCGGCAGAGGATGAGATCTCCATTGTCGTCGAACTCCTTGTTCCCCGCACCTCCCTCcttctcgtcctcctcctcctctttctctacaacctccttctcctcctcctgcggTTTCTTGTCCCCCTCCTCGTCGGAGCCCgcctgctgcttctgctcgtcttcctcgacaAGAGATCGGAGGTAGCCATCCACGATGCGTCGTACGAAGAGCTTGCGGTCAGGGAGGGAGAGGTCGATGCCGAGCCggtcggtggcggcgctccgTACCTTGTACTCCGTAGAGGACTCTCTGTCCGAGCCCCGGAGAATCTCCAGCACCGTCGCCTCCACCTTCTTCTGCGTCTTCTCGTCCATTTCGAAGCACGGCAACCGCCGCTTGCAGACACCGATACTTCGACTTCGCCGGTTTCCTCCTCACGGCAACTCCGCGGTTCCCTCCGTGTGCCCTTTCGTCGATgagggaagaggaggggaCTGCTTGGGCCTATGGGCCGATGTAGACCGCAGAGGTCAAAACGGAGTATTGTTCAGACGAGACCTACAAGGTTTGGGCCTTTGATATAGGGCCTTCGAGATAATATAGGGTCCTACTGTACTTGCTTAGAGGTCAATTTGGCAAAGACAAAATGTGACTCCTTTGTTCAATCTGCCTAGCGTCATCTTTTGGTatgtcattttttatttggcgtaaattaataaaacaaaacatatatgaATTAGAAATATGTAACAGTACATAATGGCGATGTATGTGATGTAAACTTTCATTCGGTGCATATTTTCGTTCTGGATCATCGATCTACAATGCGTGGTTCAGATGAGACGTGTAAATGAAAGACAAGACAATGTGGGATAAATAAGGGGGTTATGTGAAAAATGTGTTTAAGTAGATGTTATAATCCCCACCTTTCATCTGGATCACACGTTGTAGATCCGACGACACATGATGAAAGTTTGCAGGTCTGCATCGATTGAAGTTTTGTGCGTGATACTACGTCCACTCAGGTTTATAAGGTTTGCGCATGTTTCCATGTCACCAATTCAACTAAAGagatgataaaaaaaatcatacgcGCAAAAGACATAAACCCGCATAGAGAGAGTAGTAATGGAGGTCGCCATGGTGTAAGGGCAACTCTAGCAGGGCGACGCATTTGGGCCAGAGCGGTCCGTTTGGGCCGAAACGGACAAACCGCGGTCCAGCGGGGCGACACATTCCCACCATCGTCCACTTTTTCATCTGGTTGGACCCATTTCTATCCCAAATTTGGGCCGAGTTAGCGTTGACCTAGACTAGGCACGAAGCGCCGTCTCATCCGCCTTAGTGTCATAGTGGCCTGCCCGTCAGCCACCCAACACAAAGTTACCCCATCCCCATTCCCTTCTCCCAGACCCCATCGACGCCACCAATGTTGACGCCTGTCTTGCTGCCCAATCTCTCCGCCGCACCGCATAGTTGTCCCTGCGGGCAAGATGAGTAGACGGCTagtcgccgctgctgccgtccCCGAGTTCGTACCCGCCATGGCCGACATCGACGCCATTCTTCTTCAAGCACTTCCTCGACACCTCGTCCGATGAGGACTCCGACGGCGACACCGAATTGCTGGTGAGTGCTGCTCTCTTTTTCCATCAGCAGAACTAGATTCGGCGTCCAATTAGTAGGGGGGTCGATTAAGGTGCGTGCTTTCGCGCTGGCCCGCAACAGACAAGCCGgccatgttcttctttgcaaTGACTACTTCTGATCCATGGCACCAATCCTGTGTTTCCTGCCCACCTATTCCGACGTCGGTATCGGATGGGGCGGCCGCTGTTCAAGCGTCTCATGCAAGGTGTGGCCGGATATGACGACTACTTCATATGCAAGCCATATGCCTATGGAAGGACCGACTACTTCATATGTTTGCGCGTGAGCAGAGTCGATCCACTTGTCTTGAATCAATGTATAGATTCTGCACTGTGGTGGTTCAAGTGTTTGGCTCTCAATACTTGAGAGCACCGACGCCCGCGTACACAACCCGCTGGTTGTCTATCAATGAGTCCTGGGGGTTTCCGAGGATGCTTGCATGCATCGATTGTATGCACCGGGAGTGGAAGAACATGATTGTGGGGGATGAGCGGGATGATTCCATCTATGATAAAGAGTATGATTTTCGTGGGGATTTGGTTGAACCCCAACATGGACCGACGTCCTTCCAATAGTTACTTCATACACATCATGAAATTCGGGATCGGACAGCTCACAACCAACTCCAGAATGATTTGGTTGAGCATATGTGGCAACATGTAAGAAATCAGTGAATTTCCTATTTATTTGAGTGTTTTAACTatatttgaaacaatatttgtttattcGTACTTATTTCTATTGGATGATTCGTAATAATTCGAAACATTTGTTTGAAATTTATTTACTTTTTATGTTTGCATCTGAAATGGTCATTATTGTGCAATGTTCTGTTTTTGTCGGACCAAATGGGTCGCCCTGCTGGACACACTTGTTGGATTGTGATCCAAATTCCCAGGGgtcggaagttccggcccaacttccaGCCGTTCCAGGTGCCGGAAGTTCCGTCCCCAATTCCGGCCGAACCTACGgttgctctctgttacttttcgGAAAAATATAGAACTTGTTGCGGAACTGCCGGTGTGTCCGTTACGGATCTGCTTTGCCCTAATGCTCCTACTATACATATCCTTTGTAAGCTGCTGTTTTTGGGCAGAGTTCTCACGGGTTGCATCTATAGAACCTCActggcgttgtaaacactccccATATAGTGAGATTTCGCTGGCTGACGCCCATAGTTTTTTCCCTCTCATTGTTTGAGAGAGTTTTCCATATTAAATCTGTGTgtcc
The Brachypodium distachyon strain Bd21 chromosome 2, Brachypodium_distachyon_v3.0, whole genome shotgun sequence genome window above contains:
- the LOC100838479 gene encoding RNA polymerase II transcriptional coactivator KELP codes for the protein MDEKTQKKVEATVLEILRGSDRESSTEYKVRSAATDRLGIDLSLPDRKLFVRRIVDGYLRSLVEEDEQKQQAGSDEEGDKKPQEEEKEVVEKEEEEDEKEGGAGNKEFDDNGDLILCRLSTHRRVTLQEFRGMTLVSIREYYLKDGKEMPTSKGISMTVEQWETFRNSVPAIEDAIKNLGESE